Proteins encoded in a region of the Plasmodium falciparum 3D7 genome assembly, chromosome: 1 genome:
- a CDS encoding rifin, with translation MKLHYSKILLFLIPLNTLVTSSSYVHNKNKPYITPRHTPICTSRVLSECDKQSSIYDNDADMKSVKENFERQTTQRLREYDERMKDKRKKRKEERNKNIQKIIDKDKMEKSLAEKVEIGCLRCGCGLGGVAASVGLFGGLGTYGWKSAAIATATNAAMAEATAKGAEAGVKTLIDKLKEAFPIPNLFDPSFEKAITTETYCNEALISGAVKQKYELLCAKGSSCENYSLFSHYRSGGEAEGARALVEGVKKIVGEAMGKASEETLKATESQMASLKSGKLAEISETSYSSYRAIGYSVLAILIIVLVMIIIYLVLRYRRKKKK, from the exons atgaaactgCACTActctaaaatattattgtttcTTATTCCATTAAATACATTAGtaacatcatcatcatat gtgcataataaaaataaaccatACATCACACCACGTCATACACCAATATGTACATCACGTGTGTTAAGCGAATGTGACAAACAATCGTCAatttatgataatgatgCGGATATGAAATCAGTGAAGGAAAATTTCGAACGACAAACCACACAACGATTACGCGAATATGATGAACGTATGAAAGATAAACGCAAAAAACGTAAAGAAGAacgtaataaaaatatacaaaaaattattgacAAAgataaaatggaaaaatcATTAGCAGAAAAAGTAGAAATAGGTTGTCTTAGGTGTGGGTGTGGGTTAGGAGGTGTTGCAGCAAGTGTTGGATTATTCGGGGGATTGGGTACCTATGGATGGAAAAGCGCTGCTATTGCAACTGCTACGAATGCGGCTATGGCTGAGGCTACTGCTAAGGGCGCTGAGGCAGGTGTGAAAACACTAATTGATAAGTTAAAAGAAGCATTCCCTATACCGAATTTATTTGATCCTTCATTTGAAAAAGCCATTACTACAGAAACCTACTGTAATGAGGCCTTAATTTCTGGTGCTGTCAAACAGAAATATGAATTATTGTGCGCGAAAGGCTCATCATGTGAAAACTATTCGCTGTTTAGCCATTACAGAAGTGGTGGAGAAGCTGAAGGTGCTCGAGCTTTAGTAGAAGgtgtaaaaaaaattgttggAGAAGCTATGGGCAAAGCTTCTGAAGAGACTCTTAAGGCTACTGAATCTCAAATGGCATCTCTTAAATCTGGTAAACTTGCAGAAATATCAGAGACAAGTTATAGTTCGTACCGTGCAATTGGTTACTCCGTCCTTGCCATATTGATTATAGTTTTggttatgataattatttatttagttTTACGTTAtcgtagaaaaaaaaaaaaatga
- a CDS encoding surface-associated interspersed protein 1.3 (SURFIN 1.3) yields the protein MAVKISTSVYKKRISSPAYPLYFSVFLKRLKSYVSDRISSIKNATDYEKPCRDLNYEIDEVKDLFCTGDFLNIPRNARLASWNKNIEDHLKATMVSDSNQKCKRSYPFYPRIQRYRRKLLADYCEERDKRRDVLNSSNDKDKCLEFNEWVIMSDNAINDSFNNKITEGDRNKGAYTISNRCSLRKPHLLFPLLECHEEKKKEEEPEKKSDSDDEDLNKPKIPEQDHKNVIPGIIGFSNSPSYVGFNPVHAESGMFGHSSPGLTFDKLNMFFDSPIFGHSKITGTAEGFGNIFNMHIEPKDVAIPFDTSPPVSIPASNVTVGSNTPVKITPYLMFTPAVLLIVFISIILNLMNKKKPMIPVKIKEKIKVKSAVPSAEHIRIEELEKLRQGIRETKIEKLKKKIHVPKKIDIIEDPYKIKLLERKKWLWKTIIEIHKLILEEQRKAEWEFNKGDFLNICIDEFSNQEKKTDTNIITSDLLFDEPEVIETIRMMNKQSDIWYRWVERHAHMLEKWKEEEWFLRLKESWRDEEEEYMKRAYKELLTSLRGDKYHMSQRQKIIWRKWIAKHPIRVREFVIDKWFNQLFEELEKEGIISDEAIRNFLSQHKEAYDEEKIEAFIKYKKKLLVVILWIKIYMSMLEEYVKEEDIESEKLFIDTSLEELKKKKEIEEEVLEDLKKDIYESDEMKEIEKYKGEDWFKQMQQDWIRRDYKFVSSYNLESDDEKEFHEFVKKPTMEIQKDLLKEQWKNIEVKWIDEDNYDAYLLEDELLKKTKYIKPKDKMKHIIIKEDDIYSEQLKVFDEIEKRSIYLSSKRVLKWKTIIEIHLEVLHDCKKEEWDNNKGEFLNICIEELVKGQNEDKKNKENYNYITNVRDNYDIVEYTKSFCNTWTDRHNYMLEKWNKENWFVQLKNDWKKEQNEYMRKTYKELLISLKGDKYNMSQRQKIIWKKWIAKHPNKMNEEIINIWSNQLSDEIDKNGIISDEAIKNFLSLEKDISDKDLLKCRKKKLEVILWIKIYMSVLEEQKNEELEKSKESFLNTCIDELKKEEYSEENERMIIIADEMKKGFRIYDKVEDYKKKKKWKNEEWYKDLKKEWIKEEDKYIDSIYLMKKDEIYEDDLLNKSIVELEKSVSLKHWKDMYIKWIDEDNERDWLRIAIDKKNLKTDEINEDINRMIELNMLEDYSNDLYDKKKIKWKTIIEIHMEVLNDCKNDEWEMNKGDFLDICLEEFGTMENREYSHIINNMLMVGELEYKHLNMDVIERQNDLWNKWIEGHRYMLEKWKKEKWFIVLKENWKNEEHKYMRKAYLELLMSLREDVKNPMLQRQKIIWRKWIAKNLYHIESNVMKKWFDKLLEEIERKGAIEEDECINLIEMEENEEYLEYLKEYRKKKLICIIWIKIYMMIIEEHKKEEYLESKEIFLDTCVDELKEQEILEGNELYMDDMKKSILLSDQKEEIEKLKMKNWYKDLKKEWMSEEDRYFRSIINEENDEEYKNMISRPLRDIEKKISKKHWDDIQLKWIDEDNERDWLKIARNENDEDNYAYEYVRNRRKKYMDVYSEYYKRNRKKSGDKISGNEISGNEISGNKISGNKISGKINKINTEKEILNYDIIKEDNNNNDYMNNYMYYNDMENTYEQGSDYRRKDEYFDICFDLLKKGNMYYTNLWIENKKMDDSYEYLDKVLNKMLEKHKFLLYNVKERNKELIDEWEREEWFINLWNDWNEERNNHMKSIMPYKYNITNFVEEEKKIWKEWISKIINSVEEWEHEYWFNDLLERYEMYAIDFSDEIYSIELENYLKDKILKIALLMDIFMAILDTSFYEESEENNEYFTKSEMEHMEYDKIYDLNDEEEKIKIRKWFEKCITETQNGEIAKKNKMRKGLFQKELEEKGIMSENLEGETSVYNKQMIKQKMNILKESYSRNEGNKSTL from the exons atggCTGTTAAAATAAGTACGTCCGTATACAAAAAGAGGATAAGTTCTCCTGCATATCCCTTATATTTTAGTGTTTTTTTGAAAAGGTTAAAAAGTTATGTTTCCGATAGAATTAGTAGTATAAAAAATGCAACTGATTATGAAAAACCATGTAGGGATTTAAACTATGAAATTGATGAAGTAAAAGATTTGTTTTGTACAGGTGATTTCCTAAATATTCCAAGAAATGCTAGATTAGCATCatggaataaaaatattgaagaTCATTTAAAAGCAACAATGGTTAGTGATTCAAAtcaaaaatgtaaaagaaGTTATCCTTTTTATCCAAGAATTCAAAGATATAGAAGAAAACTGTTGGCAGATTATTGTGAAGAAAGGGATAAAAGAAGGGATGTACTAAATTCAAGTAATGATAAAGACAAGTGTTTAGAATTTAACGAATGGGTAATTATGAGTGACAATGCAATTAATGATTCGTTTAATAATAAGATAACAGAAGGTGATAGAAATAAAGGAGCATATACTATTAGTAATAGATGTAGTTTGAGAAAACCACACCTTTTATTTCCACTATTAGAGTGTcatgaggaaaaaaaaaaagaggaagAACCTGAAAAGAAAAGTGACTCTGATGATGAAGATCTAAATAAACCTAAAATTCCGGAACAAGACcataaaaatgtaattcCTGGGATTATTGGATTTTCTAATTCTCCGTCATATGTTGGTTTTAACCCTGTTCATGCGGAATCTGGAATGTTTGGACATAGTTCTCCAGGTTTAACCTTtg atAAATTGAATATGTTTTTTGATTCACCTATATTTGGGCATTCAAAAATTACAGGTACTGCAGAAGGTTttggaaatatttttaatatgcaTATTGAACCTAAAGATGTTGCAATTCCATTTGATACTTCCCCCCCTGTTAGTATCCCAGCTTCTAACGTTACAGTTGGTAGTAATACTCCTGTGAAAATAACACCATATCTTATGTTTACTCCTGCAGTTTTGTTAATAGTGTTCATTTCCATAATTCTGAATTTAATGAATAAA AAAAAACCAATGATACCTgtgaaaataaaagaaaaaattaaagtgAAGAGCGCGGTTCCTTCTGCTGAACATATAAGAATAGAAGAATTAGAAAAGTTACGTCAAGGCATAAGAGAaacaaaaatagaaaaattaaaaaaaaaaattcatgttccaaaaaaaattgatattaTAGAGGACccttataaaattaaattgttagaaagaaagaaatggTTATGGAAAACTATTATAGAAATACATAAGTTAATTTTGGAAGAACAAAGAAAAGCAGAATGGGAATTTAATAAAGgagattttttaaatatatgtattgatGAATTTTCAAAtcaggaaaaaaaaacagatacaaatataataacaagtGATTTGTTATTTGATGAACCAGAAGTTATAGAAACTATACGTATGATGAATAAGCAAAGCGATATATGGTATAGATGGGTTGAACGACATGCACATATGTTAGAAAAATGGAAAGAAGAAGAATGGTTTTTAAGATTAAAAGAGAGCTGGAgagatgaagaagaagaatatatgaaaagagcttataaagaattattaacTAGTTTAAGAGGTGATAAATATCATATGTCTCAAAGgcaaaaaattatttggaGAAAATGGATTGCAAAACATCCAATTAGAGTAAGAGAATTTGTTATAGATAAATGGTTTAATCAATTATTTGAAGAGCTAGAAAAGGAAGGAATAATATCTGATGAGGCCATAAGAAATTTTTTATCTCAACATAAAGAAGcatatgatgaagaaaaaatcgaagcatttataaaatataaaaagaagttGTTGGTGGTTATATtatggataaaaatatatatgtcaaTGTTGGAGGAATATGTAAAGGAAGAAGATATAGAAAGTGAAAAGTTATTTATTGATACATCTTtggaagaattaaaaaagaaaaaagaaatagaagAAGAAGTGTTAGAAGATttgaaaaaagatatatatgaaagCGATGAAATGAAAGAAATTGAAAAGTATAAAGGAGAAGATTGGTTTAAGCAAATGCAACAAGATTGGATTAGGAGAGATTATAAATTTGTTTCGTCATATAATTTAGAAAGTGACGATGAAAAGGAGTTTCATGAATTTGTTAAAAAACCGACAATGGAAATACAGAaagatttattaaaagaacaatggaaaaatatagaaGTGAAATGGATTGATGAAGATAATTATGATGCATATTTGTTAGAAGATgaattgttaaaaaaaacgaaatatataaaacctaaagataaaatgaaacatataataattaaagaGGATGATATTTATAGTGAACAATTAAAAGTTTTTGatgaaatagaaaaaagGAGCATTTATTTGTCGAGTAAAAGGGTATTGAAATGGAAAACCATCATTGAAATACATTTGGAGGTATTACATGATTGTAAAAAGGAAGAGtgggataataataaaggggagtttttaaatatatgtatagaaGAATTGGTAAAGGGacaaaatgaagataaaaaaaataaggaaaattataattatataacaaatgtaAGGGATAATTACGATATAGTGGAATATACCAAATCATTTTGTAATACGTGGACAGATAGACACAATTATATGTTAGAAAAATggaataaagaaaattgGTTTGTTCAATTGAAAAATGATTGGAAGaaagaacaaaatgaatACATGAGAAAGACATACaaagaattattaattaGTCTTAAGGGtgacaaatataatatgtctcagagacaaaaaataatttggAAAAAATGGATTGCAAAACATCCTAACAAAATGAatgaagaaattataaatatatggtcAAATCAGTTATCGGATGAGATAGATAAAAACGGTATTATTAGTGACGAagctataaaaaattttttatctttagaaaaagatatatcGGATAAGGATTTACTTAAATGtaggaagaaaaaattagaagTAATTTtatggataaaaatatatatgtctgTTTTGGAAGAACagaaaaatgaagaattagaaaaaagTAAGGAGTCCTTTTTAAATACATGTATAGATGAgttaaaaaaggaagaatattctgaagaaaatgaaagaatgataataatagcaGATGAAATGAAAAAGGGATTTCGTATATATGATAAGGTGGAagattacaaaaaaaaaaaaaaatggaaaaatgaAGAATGGTATAAGGATTTAAAGAAAGAATggataaaagaagaagataaatatatagattctatttatttaatgaaaaagGATGAAATATATGAAGATGATTTGTTGAATAAATCCATTGTGGAATTAGAAAAAAGTGTATCATTAAAACATTGGAaagatatgtatataaaatggaTTGATGAAGATAACGAGAGAGATTGGTTACGTATTGcaatagataaaaaaaatttaaaaacagacgaaataaatgaagatataaatagAATGATAGAATTAAATATGTTGGAAGATTATTCAAATGATttgtatgataaaaaaaaaataaaatggaaaaCTATCATCGAAATACATATGGAAGTTTTGAATGACTGCAAAAATGATGAATGGGAAATGAATAAAGGAGACTTTTTAGATATATGCTTGGAAGAATTTGGAACTATGGAAAATAGGGAATATTcccatattataaataacatgTTAATGGTAGGAGAACTAgaatataaacatttaaatATGGATGTAATAGAAAGACAAAATGATTTGTGGAACAAATGGATAGAAGGACACAGATATATGTtagaaaaatggaaaaaggaaaaatggTTTATTGTATTGAAAGAGAATTGGAAAAATGAAGAGCATAAATATATGAGAAAGGCTTATTTAGAATTGTTGATGAGTTTAAGAGAGGATGTTAAAAACCCAATGTTACAAagacaaaaaattatatggagAAAATGGATtgcaaaaaatttatatcatatagaATCAAATGTTATGAAAAAATGGtttgataaattattagAAGAAATTGAAAGAAAAGGAGCCATTGAAGAAGATGaatgtataaatttaatagagatggaagaaaatgaagagtatttggaatatttaaaagaatatagaaagaaaaaattaatatgtatcatatggataaaaatatatatgatgataattgaGGAACACAAAAAGGAGGAATATTTGGAAagtaaagaaatatttttggATACATGTGTGGATGAGTTGAAAGAGCAAGAAATTTTGGAGGGTAACGAATTATATATGGatgatatgaaaaaaagTATCCTATTAAGTGatcaaaaagaagaaatagaaaaattaaaaatgaaaaattggTATAAAGATTTGAAGAAAGAATGGATGAGTGAGGAAGATAGATATTTCAGAtcaataataaatgaagaaaacgatgaagaatataaaaacatgaTAAGCAGGCCATTAAGAGATAttgagaaaaaaatatcaaaaaagCATTGGGATGATATACAATTAAAATGGATAGATGAAGATAACGAAAGGGATTGGTTAAAAATTGCAAGgaatgaaaatgatgaagataattACGCTTATGAGTATGTAAGGAATAGGAGGAAAAAATACATGGATGTTTATagtgaatattataaaaggaatagaaaaaaaagtgGAGATAAAATAAGTGGAAATGAAATAAGTGGAAATGAAATAAgtggaaataaaataagtggaaataaaataagtggaaagataaataaaataaatacagaaaaggaaatattgaattatgatattattaaagaggataacaacaataatgattatatgaataattatatgtattataatgatatggAGAATACTTATGAACAAGGAAGTGACTATAGAAGAAAGGATGAATATTTTGATATTTGCTTTGATTTGttgaaaaaaggaaatatgtattatacaaatttatggatagaaaataaaaaaatggatgattcatatgaatatttagATAAGGTGTTAAATAAAATGTTGGAGAAACAtaaatttttgttatataatgtgaaagaaagaaataagGAATTAATTGATGAATGGGAAAGAGAGGAATGGTTTATTAATTTGTGGAATGATTGGAATGAAGAAAGAAATAATCATATGAAAAGTATAATGCcatataaatacaatattacaaattttgttgaagaagaaaaaaaaatatggaaagaATGGAtatcaaaaattataaatagtGTTGAGGAATGGGAACATGAATACTGGTTTAATGATTTATTAGAAAGATATGAAATGTATGCAATTGATTTTAGTGATGAAATATATAGTATAGAATTAGAAAATTATTtgaaagataaaatattaaaaatagcGTTGCTAATGGATATATTTATGGCAATATTAGATACAAGTTTTTATGAAGAAAGTGAGGAgaataatgaatattttacaaaatctGAAATGGAACATATGGAGTATGATAAGATATATGATTTGAATGATGaagaggaaaaaataaaaataagaaaatggTTTGAAAAATGTATAACCGAAACACAAAATGGAGAGATAgcaaaaaagaataaaatgcGAAAAGGATTATTTCAAAAAGAATTAGAGGAAAAAGGAATTATGAGTGAAAACTTAGAAGGTGAAACTtctgtatataataaacaaatgataaaacaaaaaatgaatatattaaaagaaagtTATAGTAGAAATGAGGGCAATAAATCCACATTATGa